In Lycium barbarum isolate Lr01 chromosome 9, ASM1917538v2, whole genome shotgun sequence, the DNA window atgaaatgtgcacatctcgctcaagacttagaatttcattcacatttttcgtatataatGTTCATATTaagtttctggaaaattaatacaactacaacaacattgtaacaactttcatacaatattcaaggcttaaagttttcgctcacaattttgtgtatgaaaattatattaaaaattttgctcatacatatacatttcatacatttttcatacaactttcatacataaaaatttgaggtaattttttaagcctttgagcaaaataaaataaaataaaaaaaaaatatatatatatatatatatatatatataattaatttttttaaaaaaatattttaaaaatatatatatatattttctcgaaaaaaataaaaaaacaaaaaatatatgaTAATCCatcatgtttcgtaatatatcgttatgttttgtaaatagagaaaactatcgtcacgttttcCCAAAATAAAACCCGAAGAGTTATTCGTTCCGTAACCCTTTCACTTCTTTTAAAAGGTCAATCTGGGTAGTATAGTCAGTCACGTCTGCAATATTTATTTGCCTCTTGGAAAAATATAGTAATCAGAAAAGATATAACTAATTAATCATCTTGTCTAATTCGTCGAAAACAAGCAAGAAGTTATTCCCCATCCTCTTtctatgaaaaaaaataaaaaagcttaacttacccaaaaaaaaaaaaaaaaaaaaaaggcttcaaATAATTGATCTTCTTCTGTAATGGACTGAATATTTTATTAGTGTTTTAGTAATTACACAGAACAGTACTTACTACTTACTAGTAACGCTAGACACAGACTTTACCGGTCTATATTTTAGAGTATAAAagacaaaaataagaaaaagaaaccAAAAACCCCACAAGATAATGCACATCAATACTCAAGATATTAGTACCACACTGATCTATACTAGTCCGCAAAGAAAATAATGACCATTTTCACCATTCCGTATTCTTTAATTAATATGTTTCAGGTAAGATCAACTGTTGTCTCAGTGATAGCCAAGTGGGGCTGGACACTCTTTAAGCTGTTGCCCTTGGTAGTGAATATCCTGCAATCAATTGCCACAAGAATTTAACTTAGTTCAAGCCTAGAACAACATATACACTATTACTAGTGTAAGGATTTTTTACCCTGTATTAATATAATTTGACAAGTTAGCAGGTTGTCTGTTTTGTTTTTCACATTAGCTTTCACTTTTTTTTGCTTGTTAAGGCACAATTACAAAGGCGAGGAGGGGTTGAATCATGTTGGGCAGCTGCTTTATGACTCGTCATTTCGATCGTCTTAttccaattcattttttttctGAGCAAACTTTGGACTTATCCTATCATGACTTATTTATTGATTTGATCCATTTTACTAGCCGAAGTTTAACCCAACTTGTTCACCTGACATTTTTACCTATTGTTATTTTCTATGTAATTTCATGTAATTTTGTTTTAATGCCGTCAGGATATAAAAGTTAAATATCCTTACCGATGCAAAATGGTTGACATCGCGGTGATGAGCCTCATCCGCCCTAACGACCATGACAACGTCTTTGAGAGTCGAGTCTTGCGGCAAACGCCAATAATCAATAGCAATAGCCGGTGCAGGCACATTCTCTATATTTCCCTCATCCAATTCTTTAAGAAATTCAGTGTAAGAATGAATAGCTTCTTCTTCCAAGTAGCCAACAATTCGATGTGCCAATTTTGGTGACAAAAGGTAAGTTATAAAATAGGCTTTGAAAAATATGCCTTGTACTGCAAATACAAGTGCACGTTCATACCATTTTGGTTTTGCTATTTCCATGAATGTCATTAGGTGCATTCTTTCGTTTTCTGCTTCTTCTAATAGTGCTTTGATCCAGCCACCACTGTGTTCGAATCGTCTTAGTGATTTGCAGTGTAATAACATTCCTCCTACCATGCCGGGAACTGCTGCCACAGTTTCTAACATCATTGCGCGACAACCGTATCTCCTCTGCAACACATTAGAATTATAGATCGATAGAATAGTGAACATATAGCTGATCTTATTGTCAGACCACAAATCTACGTATGCTGAAGTGAACCAGAGACGAAATGTACAGTATACGTTATATATGAGTAATTTTGACTCAGACAATATATAAGTGTGAAGAAATCTTCTAAACATGTACAAATTAATATTAAATTTCGAACATAGTAAATCAGATGGTCAGTGGGCTTAGTAGCTTACCGAACCGATAAAACTCAAATCCTAAATCTACCTCTGAATTGAAGATCCTCGAAGGGATTAACCCtgccccaccccaccccccccaccccccaaaaaaaacacGCACTAACAATGGCAAATGCAGATATTATGCAACGAGATCATCTGAATCACGTATTTTATATACaaagcacatatatatatatatgtgtgtgttaatgcagTAAAATTTCAACAGAAATTCGATCTGTGTCCATAATTTAAAAGTACaataaattcaaaaataaaaaCCTTAAAGGTTAGACCCATCAAATTTTAATCAATGTCTCATTAAGTCTCATGAAGATCTAGCTAATAATGACGTGGTAACAATTTGATCCAGATATTTTAGTTCTCTTATCTGGTTCTTAATTTTCATTCATGGAAGTGACGCATCAAAACTCTTACATCATCAAGTTGTCCATGTTTAATTTGTCTATTTCTAATTAATTCCGCCTACTCCATTGCTATTATCTTTTGTTGTTTTGAGAGTTAGCTAGAATATTCCAGATTACCTAACTAGTCGTTTAACCATCAATAGTTGACatttaacttcttcttttttttcactAAATTATATTGAAGACTATTTATTTACAAGCTGTTCCAAACATAAAAGCAACAAATAAATTACCTGGAAAAATAAGTCGGTGGGTACCCTAAGGGCCTTGACTGTCCAATAAGCCACTTTATCCAACAACGTTACTGGTGCATGGTGTTTCTTCAGATCTATCGACAAATCTGCCTTGTACGTCTCCCATGGCTacattcaaaaaacaaaaaatcaatATATTACGTACTGGCTTAAATTTTTCACATAATAAAATAACTAAACAATGCTAAAAATATGCATTAGAAATCAGCTATAGGTAAATATGTGCAAAACAAAGATATGCGACTAAAAACGACAATATGCAACTTGAACTGCTGCACGTATCAGTTGCCTTCATGGCCCAATGGATAAGGCGCTGGTCTAATAATCTAGAGATTCTGGGCTGGATCCCAGTGAAGTGATTTTCTAGTCTTGAAGGAAAGTCTtgttagaaaaataaaaaaatttaatcaaagaaaataatGACTTTGAGGCGTGAATAAATCGATTACAATCCATTTCCTTTAGTGTGACTTATAGGTCACGGATTTACCGTGGAAGCATCCACGATGCTTGTATTAGGATAGATTTTCTATATCACGCTCCTAACATGGGATGTATTATGCACCCCTTTATTGAACCGTTGAACGTGTCAAGCTACACTGATTGTGCCTAAAATAATGTTATAAATAAATCAACCAAATAgatataacaaaataaaaaatgaaaatataaaataaaaaccaTGAATTTGCAAAATCAAACATACCATAAAGCAGTTCCACCTCCATGGTGTACCATCTTCTTTTGTAACCTTAGGAGGTTGAATACCCCAATAGCTCACTACACCTTTATTATTATTCCCACCACTAGGAGTGGTTATGCTACAACTTCGAACCTTTTTCTGATCATCTTGATCATTTTGCTCCTTCTCACTCAATGTCATGGTACTTGCGTTACGCGAAATCATAACTGAAAAGTACCTAATCCACGTCACCACCGCCTTTTCGGAACCCCTCATAGAATTTCCATGCAAGAAACCGACTTTATTTCCGGTCACCGGATGCATAGTTGAAAAATAACGTGGACCAATGTGAGACATCATAGAAAGAGCCATCCTTGTTCCACCACGGCTCATCATATTTGTTAATTAAACTAATCAAATTCAAGAAGAAATGGTACGTGAAATTAAGTTAATCGAAGACTTGCAAGAAGTTTGGAAAGTAACTTGGGAAATAAGGCAAGTGTTTTTAGTTTGATTTTTGTGTGTTTTCTTGTATTGTGTTTAACACACTTGCTGCTTTTTATATAGGGCTATAATTAATGTTGTAGTTACGAATGAAGGTGGTGGAATGTGATTTGGTTTACTTTCAGCTGGTTTCTAGACATAACTAGAGAAATCTTCAATTGACTAAATATCTCCTCATATAAATAAAAGTCAAAAGTCAAAAAATTTTGTTTGGTAATTATATGACTAATCGTCACAAATAATGCGATACTGATTGATCTAATATGCTGAATTTATCTCCAAAATAAATcatgataaaataattaaaattagaGTAGCACCATCTTATGCGAAATTTTGAAACGCAATATTTATATATTACATACAACTTCAGAATTTAGAGCTAGCGTACATACAATCTATTTTAGCGTGTGTTAACATATGTGTTCTTCATTCAGCGAATTTAAAATCTCCCCCTACCAAAGTTCTATCAATTTATTTCTAGAAAGTTCTTTTTACATTAAATAGGTGATCTCTCGTGGATATTATTAGTTATTACAATAGAAACCATGATGATTAACGTTATATTTGTTCTATATAATTTTATGCAAGTTTCACTCATCCAAAATTATTAATTCAAGATACAAATCTTTAGTTTTCATAGGATAAGTCTTCTATATGTGGGTCAATTAATTTGGAATTAACAATACTTAATATACAGGGTGTTTACAAGAGAATTCTATTTTAAAAAAGGACGTGTTCTTAATAAGTGGCAATCATTTAGCCACGAAGTCATGACCGTATAGTCCACTAAGAAATAACGAAAAACTAATCTCGATATAAAAGTATTTGCAACTTAAAACTCTACGTTAATTAGTGATGCATTATCTGCATAATTAATATGATATTTTATTTTTGATATAAACAGATTTTCTTCGTCTttagatactttttttttttcagttacTCGGTATCCTAGTTCTGTTTCAATACATTGAGTCTTGTATAATTTAAGGAGTTTTTTGGTACGTGGGATAAGAAAATAATTCGGGACAAATTTTGGAATTAACTTTATCTATGCTTGGTTTGGGTTTTAGCTAATTCCGAAATTATTTTATCTCACTATTTATACTAAAATTATGACGATTACTATGATACTATCCATAGAGAAGGTGGAATAAAATAATTGTATGGTATTCCAACTGCTTATGTCATCCCGCAAACAATCCTTGCATATCAATCGTTGCCTTTATATTCATTATTCATCGTTAAAATTACGACATCTTTAATTATTGAATAACAAATTAAAATCCCTCTTTCTCCGCATACGTGTGTTAAAATAATCTACTAAATTAAAGATTCGAACAGGTGACTCTTGGTGATTGGATTGAGACGGTTTATCTTCAACCAGTTGTTTGGATAAATTCTCCATTGAAGATCTTGGTGAAtacagaaaaaatatttttttgtgtataataaatgaaTTCTTTGTTTCTACCGGCAAATGTGATCTTTGATAGTAACTACGGCATTTGACTCGAATTATGCGCGTTATTATATATATTCTTCAAAAAAGTGATATTTGTGTAAATTAGCAttaaatatgaattaaattaaagCCCAGTTCGATTTGGGTCTTGCTATATAGTTGGGCTTCATTTGATCTAGTAGCAGACCAAGTTGAAGAAATTGcacagtttgtccttcaaatgggttggtctttaatttttggtaatTCACAGGAATGTCCTtatttcggggtggtctttaatttttgtccctcaaattgctggtctttaatttttacccttcggcTAAAAAAGTGGTAAAAATATCTTGGCATTATGGTTAGAAGCCCAGCAAAgtcaaaaaaaaatcgcaagacaagaTTTCATAGCAAACTATGCCTATTGGGGGTAAAGTTATGCACTATAGTATCCCagcacagtaaaaaaaaaatcacaaggcaaggtTTCATAGCAAACTATGTCTATTTTgggtaaagttatgccttaaggcataattatgtagaaattaagttatcctatAGAACTATGCATTAACGCATAGTTACTCGCTGGGATTCGAACCCGAATCTCTGGTTTCGTAAACACGTGAATAAGAGTACTTTGGCCCACTCATTTTCATTAAATAAGAAgtagggccaaaaattaaagaccagtccatacgAAGGACAATCcgcataatttttttaaatcgAACTTATGACTAGCGGGACATACGTTATTTAATAGCGTGCGGTATAACTTGTGAATATTATAGCGAAGATATAAACTTATGTCCCGCGAAAAAATTGTTTGcattaagggacaaaaattaaagaccagcacaaaataggaatAAAAGTGCAAATGAACCAGCTAAGTTCTGTACTTGATAACCCGCACTGAGTTTGTTTTGTACACAACGTTGTTCGCATCTTAAACTGAGCAGAAGCGAGTTTAACTAATAAACATTAATAGTGCCAGATCACTTAAAAGGTAATTACGTGTAGTAACTTTTATAGCCAGCATGAACATCTAATTTGCACTGCAGTATGGTAAAATTAATCTGATAATGTAAAATTGCTTCACATGCACCTTGTGTATATATAAGTTAAACTCAAAGTAACTGGGTTATTCTCTTCAAACCCATTGATTTGTTCAATGTataattatattttcctttatcAATAACTACTTTTTACTATTAGCTGCAAAAGAATAAGTCCGGTCCCTACAAAATCTTTTACTAAAGTTTTTATCCTCCTTAGATTTACAATTAGATTGACTGAATAAAATTCATTATGAAATTTGATGTTTGCATGTCAAATTCAATGTAGCTTCATTTAATTGCCAAAATGAGtgcatgcatgtcaaaatcaatGGCTTAATGTAATTAATTGTCAAAATCCAAGTTGCACTTAACGACTAATTAAAATGCTTGAAGGTGAATTATTTTGAGAATCTTTTCTATATTTTAAAAGTTGAAAGCGACATTGTGGAAAGTGGAAACACTTTGAGTACCCACTGTCGAACAAAGTGAAATGGTAAATTTTAAAAACAAATTGTCAATTACGatatattaaaaaatatttacattTTATATGATAATTTCATCAATTAAATATACTCTCATCTTTTACCTTTTCCTTCTCTTTCACGAATTTTGTTCCCAATCCAatgaaactttaaaaaaaaaaaaaaaaaaaaaaaaaaacactacacCAAAATAGAGGACTATTCGGCAAATAGGGCAACTTTCTCATTTGATCATTTCAGTGGTGAGTTTCTAAGGTCAAAAAATTGACATTATCTTAAAATTAAAAGGATGTCAGGGTAAAAGATTAAAATGTACAATAACTTCTCATAAAGAGGCATCGGTCGATGTTAATTATTTGCTTTGATCCATTTTAAGTGTCTTTTTAACTTTTAAATTTGGTTCATAACAAGTGTCAccttaagaaataaagataacaTTACTTATTATTTTTCCCAATGTATCATTGCTCTAACAAAATAATCTATACAATTTTCTGGAAAAATTCATGGTTGAGGAGAGATAAAGGGGAATTTAGTCAAATAATGTTCTAATAAAATATGTTACTATAATTGATTATTTTAATGGGTGTGTCAAAAACTTAAAAGACACTCGCTCCACTATCAGTTTAACAAACCATCTTGGATGTTACTTTAGAAACTAAGAAGACATTCACTTTTTCCTAATCGTCTCCAATTTCAATAAATGATGTAAAAAAACTGAGAAAATAGATAATGGGTACTTTTAGGAGAGATGAAGGATATTTTAATCAACTAACGCTTTTAAGTTGTGAAATAAATATTCTGAATGAATGTGTCAAAATCTTAAAGACAAATTAAAAAGACCAGATGGAGTATGAAATTTTAGCTCAAAAACAAGTGCTAAACCTAGAAGTAATGATAATGCATGACCTACAATGGGGGCTCTTAGTACTCAACAGTTGAATTCCTTTTTACATCAAGATTTTCTTTAatttcttcttattcttcttatGTTGTTGTCTAACTTTTTGACAAAATTATGAAAGCTTTTTCTAATCATTTTTGGCTTTATGGACTGTCAATGAAGTGCTTGGAatcttcaaaaattttaaaataagGTCACGCGTGGGATGAATGAATTAACACTAAAATAAAGTAGTTGCCCTACCACCACCACCTCTCCCAAAAAGAAAATTGAAACTTTGAAAAATGTTAATCACGTTAACCTCCTTTTTTTGTTTCTTAATGTTATAAGTAATATTTCTCTaaaaaaaatgtttataaaataatACTAGTTATCTTGGAATATAAAATATAATGTTTAGGTCAGGTTCAAGGTCGATCCGTGATTTGAAGCTTAAGGATTCTTATAGCAATTTCAAGTTAACATACAATGAAAATTCTTTTCTAATAAAATAAGAGTTTTTCATTAACCAAAATTTTTTATATACACAAGAGGAGCCTAATAAGGTCTTTCATTGGAAAGAAAAGCGTCAAAAAATAAGGAAATAAGTTAAGCCGAGTTTTGGAGACCCACGTTCTACCGAACTACTAGGCACAGTCACATATTTTTTTGGTAATTAGGAAGTATTATTACCAAGTGTGCTAGTTACAGCTCAAAGAAACAGAAAAGAAAAACCAGGTTGCTGGACATTGTCCCAGCACCTTAATCAGCTCCACTACACAGCAATCTCAAGTTCTAACTAGCTAGGATAGTAATCAATGGAAGGAAGGACTCTAGCTAACTTTGGCCTAGTGCATGCTCTAAGATATACATCCAGAACCACATTCCTAACTATAGCAGCAACAGATCTTCTTTTGCCTTGAAATACAACTTGATTCCTACagtcaaatatttatagatatttagtGAATTTTTTAATACATATATATGGTTTAGCCAAAAGCTACTGAATTCACATGAactttttagggggggggggggggaaacgtTAATGAAGTATTAGCACCATGTATATTAGGTGCACTAAACATATAGGAATTGATAATTAGTCTCGATAGCAAAGCAGGAATTTCCCTTATAAGGGTATTCGATATTTAATATGTATTTATAAGAAGTAAGTCTTACCTACAAACGCCATTATTGTTTTCTATATGCAAGTATAACTCTCCGATGAAGaatttgttgggaagaaacaagcaataaataaattgcacgacgaggtaacagcggaagaaatacccaagtcaaacttcccacactagttgaactaagagaagacaataaacactagcacaaatggaaatccgggcagcagctataccaacaataaaatagcaaagcaagcaaaactAAATCGAATGCAAGAGataccaaatttacgtggtaaaaccccttcgtggtgaagaggaaacatccatgGGACCTCCGGCCCAAAAAAGCTCCACTAAAATAAaaaagagttacaacaatgttctccaaatggatACAACAATAAAGCCAAGCACGgcgcaacaatacataaaagatagcatcaaaactagtgaagaaaagagagaaatcatCCCCCAAAATGAGGTATTGTTTGTACTCAAAAACTAGAGTTACAGACCACAAAATCCGATCTTCACCATTGAAATCGAAGAACTAGATGTTACAAACCCCCaattcaaatttcagcacgatccaacggttaacgaattgCAAAACacaatttaaagcggactgccgtagtagaaaatttctggacgaaaatttactttctctctcacgtttttctctctatatggctgctatgaattcactcttgtgttctgaaaataagacctaaattgatcctatatatagaggaatgTTTGAGCGAAAgtggcctggtccaaattggattgggttttattaatccaattccataTAGGAAGGGAAAccccaaaaacctaacaattctccccccccccccccccttcccccccATCTCCCGATTATGTGGAGGAAACCGTCATCGTGGCGATCAAGAAATACTTTAAATATAGACTTGCAGCCAAGCCCAGAACAACCTGAATGGATAACATCTTCACAACTGGAGAaaagatttcatcaaaatcaactccctttttctgattaaagcccttgacaaccaatctagccttgtaccgtggaactgggttaccatcttcatgtttcaccTTAAAAACCCACCTGCTTTTTAAAGCTTTTCTATCTCTAGGAATCTT includes these proteins:
- the LOC132612360 gene encoding ubiquinol oxidase 2, mitochondrial-like, with translation MMSRGGTRMALSMMSHIGPRYFSTMHPVTGNKVGFLHGNSMRGSEKAVVTWIRYFSVMISRNASTMTLSEKEQNDQDDQKKVRSCSITTPSGGNNNKGVVSYWGIQPPKVTKEDGTPWRWNCFMPWETYKADLSIDLKKHHAPVTLLDKVAYWTVKALRVPTDLFFQRRYGCRAMMLETVAAVPGMVGGMLLHCKSLRRFEHSGGWIKALLEEAENERMHLMTFMEIAKPKWYERALVFAVQGIFFKAYFITYLLSPKLAHRIVGYLEEEAIHSYTEFLKELDEGNIENVPAPAIAIDYWRLPQDSTLKDVVMVVRADEAHHRDVNHFASDIHYQGQQLKECPAPLGYH